The Brevinematales bacterium genome contains a region encoding:
- a CDS encoding SpoIIE family protein phosphatase, which translates to MSLDFFQMSKLFISVLLLLFMVLEFQRNKNKEFMVLSIIFGIFFVKEILYLIINIHGSFYSTFRNPMTGEITKQLANENLFEIRYFIWHMVELIFVLSVTYPFLFMIGSLRKNGNVVNLVTFVANIVAIIGVLAVVFMFTKNPINVLLNISNNDTQVAFTQDFVHQILRSWWIFGFWKIGLIIYASVPIARVYGFTAQMLPHIYVSKVSYIISVSLFSVLYLFSSIVFIHATKGIGYNIIELLGFIFLVATGYKIFRADIMDMDFRIQDLEKEKSLIIELMREIGDTLSVELEMDKILAKIVDAAIEGTSSKAAAILLKDPTGNTLSVRYVKGLFPPVKPIKVDQSVVLKESQIVEIFKSTKISVGDTYIGLPASTGETLFIKDAEEDPRVIQTAKGIIDIKSVIVTPLEVQNNIMGVLAVLNKSVGVSHTQSDLSLIETLADQAAITIRQFEMYKEIVEKKQAERDINIASEIQMNLLPKKFVSSQKLDMFGFSIPAKGVGGDYFDYIKFGPDKVAMIIADVSGKGIPAALIMVMIRSITRTVASLDKDANIVLSQLNNSLSGDIVEDRYATAFYCVLDAERKILNFSNAGHGPLLLFRNKSKEFELLDTEGMPVGIMPGVEYGQDFVILDKGDIGVLYTDGITEAMNDVHDLYGLERLKDVVYKNHELTAKEITEKVLEDVNKFVAGAPQHDDETMIVFKVL; encoded by the coding sequence ATGAGTTTAGACTTCTTTCAGATGTCTAAGTTGTTTATTTCAGTGTTGTTATTGCTCTTTATGGTACTCGAGTTTCAGAGAAACAAAAACAAGGAATTCATGGTACTTAGTATAATTTTCGGTATTTTTTTCGTAAAAGAGATTCTATACTTGATTATAAACATACACGGTTCTTTTTATTCTACATTTAGAAATCCAATGACAGGTGAAATAACAAAGCAACTTGCCAATGAGAACCTTTTTGAAATTAGATATTTCATTTGGCACATGGTTGAACTTATATTCGTTCTTTCAGTAACATATCCATTTCTATTCATGATAGGTTCGTTGAGAAAAAATGGCAATGTTGTCAATCTTGTAACTTTTGTTGCAAATATAGTTGCAATAATAGGTGTTTTAGCGGTAGTTTTTATGTTTACTAAAAATCCTATTAATGTTCTACTTAACATATCAAACAATGATACCCAAGTTGCTTTTACTCAAGATTTTGTACATCAGATACTAAGGAGTTGGTGGATATTTGGTTTTTGGAAAATAGGTCTTATAATATATGCTTCGGTTCCAATTGCCAGAGTGTATGGTTTTACTGCTCAGATGTTACCACACATTTATGTATCAAAAGTTTCTTATATAATTTCTGTTTCTCTATTCAGCGTTTTATATCTTTTTTCATCCATTGTTTTCATACATGCAACAAAAGGAATAGGTTATAACATTATAGAGTTACTAGGTTTTATATTTCTTGTTGCTACAGGTTATAAGATATTTAGAGCAGATATTATGGACATGGACTTTAGGATACAAGATCTTGAGAAAGAAAAATCCTTAATCATAGAACTTATGAGAGAGATAGGAGATACATTATCAGTTGAATTAGAAATGGATAAAATTTTGGCAAAGATAGTAGATGCTGCCATAGAAGGTACTTCGTCCAAGGCAGCAGCAATCTTGCTAAAAGATCCAACGGGTAATACTCTAAGTGTTAGATATGTTAAAGGGCTTTTCCCTCCTGTCAAACCTATAAAGGTAGACCAATCAGTAGTTTTAAAAGAAAGTCAAATAGTTGAGATATTTAAGTCCACTAAGATATCTGTTGGTGATACATACATAGGTCTCCCTGCTAGTACAGGCGAAACTCTATTTATAAAAGATGCTGAAGAGGATCCAAGAGTAATACAAACTGCCAAAGGAATTATAGACATAAAGTCAGTTATTGTTACTCCGCTTGAAGTTCAGAACAATATTATGGGAGTTTTAGCAGTACTGAATAAATCAGTTGGTGTTTCTCATACCCAGAGTGACCTATCGCTTATAGAAACACTTGCAGACCAGGCTGCTATTACTATTAGACAGTTTGAAATGTATAAGGAAATCGTTGAAAAGAAACAAGCTGAAAGAGATATAAACATTGCAAGTGAAATACAAATGAATCTCCTACCAAAAAAGTTTGTATCATCTCAGAAATTAGACATGTTTGGTTTTTCAATACCTGCCAAGGGAGTAGGTGGAGATTATTTTGATTACATAAAGTTTGGGCCAGATAAGGTAGCAATGATAATAGCTGATGTTTCTGGTAAAGGAATTCCAGCAGCACTTATAATGGTTATGATAAGGAGTATAACTAGGACAGTTGCTTCACTTGACAAAGATGCTAATATTGTATTATCACAACTCAATAACTCCCTCAGTGGAGATATAGTTGAGGATAGATATGCTACTGCATTCTATTGTGTTTTGGATGCCGAAAGAAAAATACTTAATTTCTCAAATGCTGGACATGGCCCATTACTACTCTTTAGAAACAAGTCTAAAGAGTTTGAGTTACTTGATACTGAAGGAATGCCCGTGGGTATAATGCCAGGAGTAGAGTATGGACAAGATTTTGTCATTCTTGATAAAGGAGATATAGGTGTATTGTATACAGATGGTATTACCGAAGCTATGAACGATGTCCATGATTTATATGGTCTTGAAAGGCTTAAAGATGTTGTATATAAAAACCATGAACTAACAGCTAAAGAAATAACCGAAAAAGTTTTAGAAGATGTAAACAAATTTGTAGCAGGTGCTCCACAGCATGATGATGAAACTATGATAGTCTTTAAGGTCTTATAA
- a CDS encoding STAS domain-containing protein: MLFERLKIKDVEVIRFGKSLTIFDFDNINDDEIKVSPDAKSLIIDLSNTSEIDSFGVGILVRFMSASRSCNKKFSIVAIDNKVLFILKIDKLDKIVPIFPTLEDAINHLKD, from the coding sequence ATGTTGTTTGAAAGATTGAAGATAAAAGACGTAGAGGTAATAAGGTTTGGTAAATCTCTCACAATATTTGATTTTGATAACATTAATGATGATGAAATAAAAGTTAGCCCTGATGCAAAATCATTGATTATTGACTTATCAAACACTTCAGAGATAGATTCGTTTGGGGTAGGTATATTAGTAAGATTTATGTCTGCTTCGAGAAGTTGTAATAAGAAATTCTCAATAGTTGCTATAGACAACAAGGTTCTCTTCATACTGAAAATAGACAAACTAGATAAAATTGTACCAATATTTCCTACATTGGAAGATGCGATCAATCATCTAAAAGATTAG
- the mltG gene encoding endolytic transglycosylase MltG, whose product MPKTTLPKYLFITLVVILVVIFSLIVYITLFDSSEKPYKEYILVVEKGDNLHIVADKLYNEGIIDNKDTFLIISRILGVDRKLIPSAYKLNSRMSVFDIADIILNEKIYTIKVRIPEGATSFDIDRILSETGLTKRGDIIKVTRDQNILKKYNVKFDRLEGFLFPSTYYIPFYYKDKPERIVEIFVNTFFKKIDRDEYTRLANKVGLTFEQAIILASIIEKEAGRPKEEKYLVSSVFHNRMKRNISLGSCATVIYGLMDLNMWRDNNLKKWHLSHDTPYNTYTRRGLPKTPISNPSLESIRAAVMPYNTDYLYFVSRNDGTHIFSKTYQEHQKYVNIYQVEYWKYKR is encoded by the coding sequence AATACTTATTTATCACATTAGTTGTGATCCTCGTAGTAATATTTTCGTTAATAGTGTATATTACACTTTTTGACAGTTCAGAAAAACCTTACAAGGAATACATTCTTGTTGTTGAAAAAGGAGATAACCTTCATATAGTAGCTGATAAATTGTACAATGAAGGTATAATAGACAACAAAGACACGTTTCTAATCATATCTAGGATACTTGGTGTTGACAGGAAACTTATTCCCTCAGCATATAAACTAAATTCAAGAATGAGTGTTTTTGATATAGCTGATATTATACTAAATGAGAAAATATACACAATAAAAGTAAGAATCCCAGAAGGGGCAACATCATTTGATATAGATAGAATTCTTTCGGAGACAGGTTTAACAAAAAGAGGAGACATAATTAAGGTGACCAGAGATCAAAATATTCTAAAAAAATACAACGTAAAATTTGACAGACTTGAAGGATTTCTATTTCCTTCAACATATTATATTCCTTTTTATTATAAGGATAAACCAGAAAGGATAGTTGAGATATTTGTAAATACATTCTTCAAGAAAATAGATAGAGATGAATATACTCGTCTTGCTAATAAAGTTGGACTTACATTTGAACAGGCAATTATACTTGCTTCAATAATAGAAAAAGAAGCTGGACGACCCAAGGAAGAAAAATACTTAGTTTCATCAGTGTTTCATAACAGAATGAAGAGAAACATAAGTCTTGGATCTTGTGCTACTGTAATATACGGTCTTATGGATCTTAATATGTGGAGAGATAACAACTTAAAGAAGTGGCATCTTTCACATGATACTCCATATAATACCTATACTAGAAGAGGTTTACCCAAAACGCCAATATCAAATCCTTCTTTAGAATCCATCAGGGCAGCAGTAATGCCTTATAACACAGATTATCTATACTTTGTATCAAGAAATGATGGAACACATATATTCTCGAAAACTTATCAAGAACATCAAAAGTATGTAAATATCTATCAGGTGGAGTACTGGAAATACAAAAGATAG